The DNA window ACATTCCACCAGTTTTGGGGTAGCTGGATTTGAGATACTCTTTCTTTAAAACAATCCATACATATTACAGATATTATCTCACTATATATGTATAGAGGTTACACCATCAGGATAGCTTCTATACTATCTACTCTATATAACTAGCTAtatattgacagagagagagagagagagataagtggGTATTATACATTAACTTTCTATAGATTGACTTAACTTTTCTAGATTTCCATTATGTCACACCTATTTTATGCCACATTTTATTAAGTTTAAGAACGTGGAAGTACTACTTTGACTTTTGTTTTGGAAACATTAACATGCGTTCTTTAACCCTCCTGTCATCCATAGCATTGTTATACAGGTCCAccaccacatttcatctggttaCACCAAAACAATGTCCCCTATCCAGAACAATTTATGTCGTGTAAATTGATCTCAACATATTTTGACTGTTATTTGCATTGTTATAGGTTCCCAAAATAAACAGACAGGTATGAAACTCAGCTGTGACTTACTATAATCAGCCTCAGTATCCAATGGTCAGTGAATGGATTACATAAACATCAACAATGGGTTTTTCTGCTGGTCACAGTCCCATAGCTCTTACTGCCCTCCGTGAATACAGTGAAAGACCAGTTCACTCACTCGCCAACTCTTCTCGGAAGGGATGCAATTAGGTTTCATGTTACTGTTTCTGAATAATTCAGCACAAGTCTCCATTTCCATTTATTTTCCCAGCTCCCTTTTGGAAGTTGCTATTGACGCTCCTTCCACTAGTACAGCCCAGATCACAACTCACTGACTGGGTAAGGAAATGTTTCAATCTATGTTTTCCGCCGTTGGACCACTGACTCTATCAAAGCATATGTTAAGCCCTTCCATAGGTGATCAGTAAATACAGCAATGTATGATGTGATAAATCATCTGGGCAAAGAACTGTCAGGAACAGCAAAAGATCATTGCTTTCTATGACACCCAATTGTGTGAAGTTTTTGTAACTATGCCACGAGTGAGGATTTCCTCCCATAAGTTGGACAATTCCTTTAACATTTCCCTATAACTTAAATTCTTGATAATTAGTATCACCTTGCTCGCTTTCTTACCTTCTCAAAGGCATTAATCTGGCTGGGAGCTGAAAAAGTGCAATATTAAGAGGTAACCTTGCATTACGAAACAAGGATGTGCAAGCCTTTTTCCcggggtacaacagagtgttacaaggggacataaatttaaggtgaagggtggaaggtataggggagatgtcaggggtgggttctttacccagagagtggtgggggcatggaatgcgctgcccgtgggagtggtagagtcagaatcattggcgacctttaagcggcatttggataggtacatggatgggtgcttaatctaggttagaagttcggcacaacatcatgggccaaagggcctgttctgtgttgtattgttctatgttctaagcccTAATCAATTTCTCTGGCTAGTTAACATCCTTCGATTGTTGATTAGTTAATACACTGTAAATCAGGTTCTGAAGTGTTGTTGTGAGTAACGTGTCGGGGGGGTGGGAGTCCAAATAGGGGCCATAAATAGATATTCTCACCTGACATCAAAGTACATGCAGTTTCCAGCAGTGACCATTCAGGATGAAGCTCCAACACTCAGGCTCCAATACACATGCTCCCCCtccaacaccccccaccaaccagTGTCTAAACCGTACACCAAGGACTGGAATAGGAATCTTACTGTTTCAGTTACTTGGGTCcatcatgaaacaaactgacagGTCAATCAAGTTGACAGGAATTGAGGTAAGCGGTACCCATCAGAGAGCATCCAGCTCTCTTGGCCTTCATCTGCTGCTGGGTGTATCACTAGCTGTGCATTAGAGGCCAGCCTCCCTGTATGACATCAAAACAGCACAaggagagtgaggactgcagatcaggcCTAAGGccctctccagctcctcggatgctgcctgacctgctgtgtttttctagggCCACACTGTCAAACAACAGAATCCAAGCTAATTCCAGGAGGAGATAAGGCTATGTCAGTTTCCATACAAGGGGTTCCATTAAAATATTTAAtataaccataagaccataagacataggaatggaagtaaggccattcggcccatcgagtccactccgccatttaatcatggctgatggacatttcaactccacttatccgcattctccccgtagcccttaattcctcgtgaCATCatgaatttatcaatctctgccttgaagacatttagcgtcctggcctccactgcactctgcggcaatgaattccacaggcccaccactctctggctgaagaaatgtctccgcatttctgttctgaattgaccccctctaattctaagactgtgcccacgggtcctagtctccccgtctaacggaaacaatttcttagcttccaccctttccaagccatttattatcttgtaagtttctattagatctccccttaaccatctaatctccaatgaatacaatcccaggatcctcagctgttcctcgtatcttagacctaccattccagggatcatccatgtgaatctctgctggacacgctccagtgccagtatgtccctcctgaggtgtggggaccaaaactggacacagtactccaaatggggcctgaccagagctttataaagtctcagtagcacaacggtgcttttatattccaatcctcttgagataaatgacaacattgcattcgctttcttaatcacggattcaacctgcatgtttacctttagagaatcctcgacttgcactcccagatccctttgtactttggctttatgaattttctcactgtttagaaagtagtccatgcttatactcttttttccaaagtgcaagacctcgcatttgctcacattgaattccatcagccatttcctggaccactctcccaaactgcctagatccttctgcagcctccccacttcctcagtactacctgcctgtccacctatcttcgtatcatcagcaaacttcgctagaatgccccagtcccttcatccagatcattaatatataacgtgagcAGCTGCAGCCCCaatactgaaccctgtgggacaccgcttgtcaccggctgccattccgaaaaagaaccttttatcccaactctctgccttctttcagacagccaatccccaatccataccagtagctcacctcgaacaccatgggccctcaccttactcagcagcctcccgtgtggcaccttatcaaaggccttttggaagtctagatagaccacatccactgggtttccccggtctaacctatttgttacctcttcaaagaactccaacagatttgtcaggcacgacctccccttactaaatccatgttgacttgttctaatctgaccctgctcttccaaaaatttagaaacctcatccttaacgatggattctaggattttatcaacaaccgaggttaggctaattgtcttgatcctttcttgaacaatggggttacaacagcagtcttccaatcatctgggactttccctgactccagtgacttttgaaagatctcaaccaatgcctccgctatttcctcagccacctccctcagaactctaggatgtagcccatcggggccaggagatttgtcaattttaagaccttttagcttttctagcactatctcttttgtaatggcaaccatactcaactcagccccctgactccctttaattgttgggatattactcatgtcttccactgtgaagactgacacaaagtacttattaagttctccagctatttccttatctcccatcactagccttccagcatcagtttgaagtggcccaatgtctacttttgcctgtcgtttgtttcttatgtattgaaagaaacttttactatcatttctaatattactggtcagcctaccttcatatttgatcctctccttccttatttctctatttgttatcctctgtttgtttttgtagccttcccaatcttctgatttcccagtgctcttggccacttcataggatctctcttttactttgatacatttcctgactttgtcagccatggctgtctactccctccccggataatctttcttttctttgggatgaacctctgtactgtgtcctcaattatacccacaaattcctgccatttttgctctactgtcttccccactaggctctgcttccagtttattttcatcagttcctctctcatgccctcataattacctttgtttaactgtaacaccattacgtccgattttgccttctctctttcaaactgcagactgaactctaccatattatgatcgctgcttcctaagtgttcccttacttttaagatcttttataaagtcgaGTTCATTACACAGCACTAGGTCCAAAATAGCCTGcttccttgtgggctccatgacaagcttttccaaaaagccatcctgtaagcattccaagaattccctttctttggatccacagGCAACATTATTtatccagtccacctgcatattgaagtctcccatgatcaccgtgaccttgcctttctgacatgccttctctgtttcccggtacatgttgcacccctggtcctgaccactgttaggaggtctgtacataactcccattatggtttttttgcctttgtggttcctcaattccacccacacagactccacatcatccgaccccatgtcattcagtgccatagatttaattttgttcttaactaacaaggcaaccccaccccctctgcccacctccccgccttttcgataagttgtaaatccttggatgtttaactgccagtcctgacccccctgtaaccacgtctctggatgtctaccacatcataatcattcacgatgatctgtgccgttAGTTCATTTACTTggttacgaatgctacgagcattcaggtaaagtgccttaatgctaacattcttatcattagagatattggaagttaTAAGATGTCCttagttatccttccttttttttgcattcctaatctgcctcaaggttaaatccacctgcacacatgctatcctgctgcttatctttccatttaactccatactccctgtcgctttcactttcccttcccccccccaactcagaagtttaaagtcctactgaccaccctatttatcctctttgcTAGAACATTACcaccagatcggttcaggtggagaccgtcccaatggtacagatccccccggttccaaaactgatgccaatgccccataaaatggaatccctctttcccataCCAATCCCTTATAccatgtttacttccctaattttcttatccctatgccaattggcacatggctcaggcagtaatccggagattatgacccttgaggacctatacttcaatttccttcctagtgcttgataatccccaaacaggtcctccaccctagctttgcctatgttgttagtcccaacgtggaccacaacaactggatcatccccctcccgctccaatatcctttcaagccggtcggagatgtcccacaccctggcaccgggcaggcaacacaccatgcgagactcccgatccggcttgcataggatactatctgtccccctaattatagaatcccctataacctctacttgtctttttgctcccccccctcttgaatggccttctgcaccatggtgccttggtcagttggctcatcctgtccagagcccttttcctcatccgtatagggagcaagaatctcatacctgttggacaaggtcaagggctgaggctcctccactcctgaactcaggttccccctacctgcctcacttacagtcacactctgatgagcctgatcactagctgaatgtgaattacttaatctcccaggtgtgactgccttctgaaacaaagtgtccaggtaactctctccctcccggatgtgccgcagcgTTTGaggctcagattccagatcatcactGGAATCCAGATCAACCACTGGTACTAACAGAAGTTACACAAACTCCAACTATACCAGGGTTGATGTTCCCAtgaatgccccccccccccccccaccaccacacacacttcATCTAACATGCTCAGCATCTCTTTCTATTCCTTTAATCCAAATGTTTACTTAACCTCCTTTAAATGTAGCTTTAGTACTCACCTCACCCAAATTCCAGTCTGCAGAGAGACGTTTCTCCCTAATTTCCTCGTAGAGGTGCATGTGTTTTGATGTCAGGTGaagatttcatagaatccctacactgtggaagcaggtcttcagcccaacaagtccacatcgacccttcaaagagttaccccccccagacccattccgctacattAATCCTGATTAATGCGCCTAAGCAACCTCTTCACTGAGGGACTGACAGCCTGCAAACTGAAACAAAGACTTGGCACAACCGATTTATAATGCAAATACTTTATTATCAATGAGTGACTCATTTTGTTGTTTTACGGGTAAGTTAGCTTTTTGTCTGGGTACTAAAAGTACGGCAGCACTATACACCAAAACTAGGCTTTGTCCCCATTTTTGCTGTATAATTTAATCTGATgttgaatgagtatatataaaCCAAAGTGCATTTTCCTGTTGTGTTCTGTATTCATACACATTGCACCATACATAAATAATTACAATGTAAAAATGACTCCATATTTACAAGTACAATATATATTTCATATAATATATAAAACTTTATATTAAATCTAGGTAGATGATATTTGGAATAgtcttgttttttttctgataTAGGATTTCATTCCTGGAGGGTGACTGTTATCTGCTGCTATTCAGCATTATTTCCAGCCAACATGGGCAAGACGTGATGAACTGTCTCGAATAGCAAGGTCCCCAACCTTTCGCAAAGCTGATACGAACACTGTTAGGATCATATGGCCCGTCTGCATAATCTGTATCTGTGGCTTGCTGCAGCAGGCAAGACTTCTCATAGTCAAAAACCTTTATTGAGTATCCTGGCATCACCTTCCGAACAATCAAAGTCCGAGAATTGGGAATGTCCAGCGTCGGGGAATTGACGAAGATTGGATGCTCACTTCGGTTGTACGCCCACACCCCATCCGGCTCTCTGCTCAGTAAGATCCCATAGCCAATTTTGCTTCGAGTCCTTTTGACGGTCTCGCTCCTGTTGTGCAGGGCTAACTGTCCGAGGCAGAAGCCGTTCCCATGAGGTAGGTCGTAGAAGATACTGACAGACTGTTCATAAACAGTGTACAGGCGGCCAACTCTGGTCCGATGTTCCCAGTACGCCACGATACACCAATGGCACTGCTTCATTGTGTCGGGTGACAGGCTGGCATCTGCAAGGGTGAAGAGAAACCAAACATTAGGGCAATCTAAACTCATTTCAACACCCCATGCAAGGCTTAACATCAAAGTACCCAGCTACATTACTTCTCAAGGAAGCAGCCACCCTTTCTACATTAGCCAACAgccctcccacacacagacacaattctAGTACTCTTACGAGACTTTCAGGTTG is part of the Chiloscyllium punctatum isolate Juve2018m chromosome 48, sChiPun1.3, whole genome shotgun sequence genome and encodes:
- the smad6b gene encoding mothers against decapentaplegic homolog 6b; translation: MFRSKRSGLVRRLWQSRVTGGNGQEADDWSDLAGSLNELKSVTHSLLKRLKEKPLEVLSQAVQSSGALHTACVPMAKSELRLGKQTLAPQVLLCRLFRWPDLKHLFELKRLYSCEGFARNTDSSTVCCNPYHFSRLCGPDSPPPPYSRFSTSDEEKPLECTASCTETEATNSPNITPGDFSDASLSPDTMKQCHWCIVAYWEHRTRVGRLYTVYEQSVSIFYDLPHGNGFCLGQLALHNRSETVKRTRSKIGYGILLSREPDGVWAYNRSEHPIFVNSPTLDIPNSRTLIVRKVMPGYSIKVFDYEKSCLLQQATDTDYADGPYDPNSVRISFAKGWGPCYSRQFITSCPCWLEIMLNSSR